In one window of Thermodesulfobacteriota bacterium DNA:
- the waaF gene encoding lipopolysaccharide heptosyltransferase II: MLPLTALKPQSVLIRATNWVGDAVMTLPAMATIRANLPDARLCLLALPWMADVFTASPDVDEIIAYRRDGEHRGLAGKLRLAAALRARRFDAAILFQNAFEAALLAWLADIPIRAGYTTDGRGLLLTHGVPLPFGIKRRHQVHYYQTLLARLGMRPQACRLELRLPAAARAWATALLQAHGPGPFVGLNPGGAYGPAKRWPTGRFAALARRLGQEAGATVLVFGTAAEAPAAAAIRAAAPAAVLDLAGRTSLAQAAALIARCQVVVSNDSGLMHVAAALAVPLVAIFGSTNPVTTGPFSDRARVLRHPLPCSPCLATVCPNGDFSCMASISVDEVFAATRARLDRAA, from the coding sequence ATGCTGCCCCTCACCGCCCTCAAGCCCCAATCCGTCCTCATCCGGGCCACCAACTGGGTGGGGGATGCGGTGATGACCCTGCCGGCCATGGCCACCATCCGCGCCAATCTGCCGGATGCCCGCCTGTGTCTCCTGGCCCTGCCCTGGATGGCGGACGTCTTTACCGCCAGCCCGGATGTGGACGAGATCATCGCCTACCGCCGGGACGGCGAGCACCGGGGCCTGGCCGGCAAGCTGCGCCTGGCTGCCGCCTTGCGGGCCCGGCGCTTCGATGCCGCCATCCTCTTCCAGAATGCCTTTGAGGCCGCCCTCCTGGCCTGGCTGGCCGACATCCCGATCCGGGCCGGCTACACCACTGACGGCCGCGGCCTTCTGCTCACCCACGGCGTGCCCCTGCCTTTCGGCATCAAGCGCCGCCACCAGGTGCACTACTACCAGACGCTTCTGGCCAGGCTGGGCATGCGGCCCCAGGCCTGCCGGCTGGAGCTGCGGCTGCCAGCCGCGGCCCGGGCCTGGGCCACGGCGCTGTTGCAGGCCCACGGGCCGGGGCCTTTCGTCGGCCTCAATCCCGGCGGCGCCTATGGCCCGGCCAAGCGCTGGCCCACCGGGCGGTTCGCGGCCCTGGCCCGCCGTCTCGGCCAGGAGGCGGGCGCTACGGTGCTGGTCTTCGGCACCGCGGCCGAGGCGCCGGCCGCGGCGGCGATCCGCGCCGCGGCACCGGCCGCCGTGCTCGATCTTGCCGGCCGCACCAGCCTGGCCCAGGCCGCGGCCCTCATCGCCCGCTGCCAGGTGGTGGTCTCCAACGATTCCGGCCTCATGCACGTGGCCGCCGCCCTGGCGGTGCCGCTGGTGGCCATCTTCGGCTCCACCAACCCGGTCACCACCGGACCCTTCTCGGACCGCGCTCGGGTCTTGCGCCATCCCCTGCCCTGCAGCCCTTGTCTGGCCACCGTCTGCCCCAACGGCGATTTCTCCTGCATGGCCAGCATCTCGGTGGATGAGGTCTTTGCCGCCACCCGGGCGCGCCTGGACCGGGCGGCCTGA
- a CDS encoding putative sulfate/molybdate transporter has product MAEAKSMVGGLRFDRLELAGSVGDLGTLLPIVVGMILVNGLSPTTVFLAFGIFYIVAGLFYRLPVPVQPLKAVGAIAIAYPERITEPVIGAAGTIFGALLLVFALTGLVDRLARLFTPPVVRGIQLALGLVFLRKGVQLITGDQLFLSGQVGRLEAWHSNLAVGLLAFGLVLALLDNKKVPAALATLGFGALAGLALGGVGDRPLAMGPTRVQLVAATAQDFWTAFVLLVLPQIPLTIGNACVGTADTCASLFPGHPLLGKAKAGTFALTMGLVNLPAGLFGAVPMCHGTGGLAAHYRFGARTGGAPVLIGAGLVVLGLTLGEVGLAILTLIPNGVLGVLLIFAGLELCPLVRNLKSNEEYFVALLISGIALALPNMAWAFGAGILVDLAIRRFGIRI; this is encoded by the coding sequence ATGGCAGAGGCGAAGAGCATGGTGGGCGGCTTGCGGTTCGATCGGCTGGAGCTGGCGGGCTCGGTGGGGGATCTGGGAACCCTCCTGCCCATTGTGGTGGGGATGATCCTGGTGAATGGGCTCAGCCCAACCACGGTCTTCCTGGCCTTTGGCATCTTCTATATTGTCGCCGGCCTCTTCTACCGGCTGCCGGTGCCGGTGCAGCCCTTGAAGGCGGTGGGCGCCATCGCCATCGCCTACCCGGAGCGGATCACCGAGCCGGTGATCGGCGCCGCCGGCACCATCTTCGGTGCCCTTCTGCTGGTCTTCGCCCTTACCGGCCTGGTGGACCGGCTGGCGAGGCTCTTCACCCCGCCGGTGGTGCGGGGCATCCAGCTGGCCCTGGGCCTGGTCTTCCTGCGCAAAGGGGTGCAGCTCATCACCGGCGACCAGCTCTTTCTCTCCGGCCAGGTCGGGCGGCTGGAGGCCTGGCACAGCAACCTGGCGGTGGGCCTGCTGGCCTTTGGCCTGGTGCTGGCCCTGCTGGACAACAAGAAGGTGCCGGCGGCCCTGGCCACCCTGGGCTTTGGCGCCCTGGCCGGTCTGGCCCTGGGGGGCGTCGGCGACCGGCCCCTGGCCATGGGACCCACCCGGGTTCAGCTGGTGGCAGCCACGGCCCAGGATTTCTGGACCGCCTTCGTCCTCCTGGTCCTGCCCCAGATTCCACTCACCATCGGCAACGCCTGTGTCGGCACCGCCGACACCTGCGCCAGCCTCTTTCCCGGCCACCCCCTCCTGGGCAAGGCCAAGGCCGGCACCTTTGCCCTGACCATGGGCCTGGTCAACCTGCCGGCCGGCCTGTTCGGCGCCGTGCCCATGTGCCACGGCACCGGCGGGCTGGCTGCCCATTACCGGTTCGGGGCCCGCACCGGCGGGGCGCCGGTCCTGATCGGCGCCGGGCTCGTCGTCCTGGGGCTCACCCTGGGCGAGGTGGGGCTGGCGATCCTCACCCTTATCCCCAACGGCGTCCTGGGGGTGCTCCTCATCTTCGCCGGCCTGGAGCTTTGCCCTCTGGTCCGCAACCTCAAGAGCAACGAGGAATATTTCGTCGCCCTTCTCATCTCCGGCATCGCCCTGGCCCTGCCCAACATGGCCTGGGCCTTCGGGGCGGGCATCCTGGTGGATCTGGCCATCCGCCGCTTCGGCATCCGGATCTGA
- a CDS encoding glycosyltransferase family 9 protein yields MRILIVKLSAVGDVTQALACLNALRQGLPHAHLSWLVEEAAADLLVGHPQLDRLLVLPRKSWLKRMRRPDSWACGLAELLHGVAGLRAEAFDAILDLQAALKASLPIRLCRAGRIIGHRGADEMTEIFLTERLPAFDREQHAVWRYLDLARHLGAATVPVRFVIPAGTEVEAAVDRLLADHGLDQGRPLVAINPMAKWDSKLWPLSRFAAVATRLTTELGAAVVFTGGPEDQGAIASIQGQMATPAPSLAGRTSLRQLAELYRRCRLVVSTDTGPMHMAAAVERPVVAIFGPTAPWRTGPFGPGHRVLRPEGLACAPCFKRVCRQPACMEATSVEMVVQAAAEVLFPWSPAAAKEAACGSRS; encoded by the coding sequence ATGCGCATCCTGATCGTCAAGCTGTCGGCAGTGGGCGATGTCACCCAGGCCCTGGCCTGCCTCAATGCCCTGCGCCAGGGCCTGCCGCACGCCCACCTCAGCTGGCTGGTGGAAGAGGCGGCCGCGGATCTTCTCGTGGGGCATCCCCAGCTGGACCGCCTGCTGGTGCTGCCCCGGAAGTCCTGGCTGAAGAGGATGCGGCGCCCGGATTCCTGGGCCTGCGGCCTGGCGGAGCTTCTGCACGGGGTGGCCGGCTTGCGGGCCGAGGCCTTTGATGCCATCCTCGACCTGCAGGCCGCCCTCAAGGCCAGTCTGCCGATCCGCCTCTGCCGGGCCGGCCGGATCATCGGCCACCGGGGAGCCGACGAGATGACCGAGATCTTTCTCACCGAGCGGCTGCCGGCCTTCGATCGGGAGCAGCACGCGGTGTGGCGCTATCTCGATCTGGCCCGCCATCTGGGCGCCGCCACCGTGCCGGTGCGCTTCGTCATTCCGGCCGGGACCGAGGTGGAGGCCGCCGTGGACCGGCTCCTGGCTGACCACGGCCTGGACCAGGGCCGGCCCCTGGTGGCCATCAACCCGATGGCCAAGTGGGACTCCAAGCTCTGGCCCCTGTCCCGGTTTGCGGCCGTGGCCACACGCCTCACGACCGAGCTGGGCGCCGCCGTGGTCTTCACCGGCGGTCCCGAGGACCAGGGCGCCATCGCCTCCATCCAGGGGCAGATGGCCACACCTGCCCCCAGCCTGGCTGGCCGCACCTCCTTGCGCCAGCTGGCCGAGCTCTACCGGCGCTGCCGGCTGGTGGTCTCCACCGACACCGGGCCCATGCACATGGCCGCCGCTGTGGAGCGGCCGGTGGTGGCCATCTTCGGGCCCACCGCTCCCTGGCGCACCGGGCCGTTCGGCCCTGGCCACCGGGTGCTGCGGCCGGAGGGCCTGGCCTGCGCCCCCTGCTTCAAGAGGGTCTGCCGCCAGCCCGCCTGCATGGAGGCCACCAGCGTGGAGATGGTGGTGCAGGCAG
- a CDS encoding HAD family hydrolase, translated as MAGRPAVFLDRDGTINEQMGYVNHPSRFVLLPGSVEGIRLLNEASWPVVVVTNQSGLARGYFPASCLEAVHRLLAEALNAGGARLDGLYVCPHHPEAKVAALRQACRCRKPRPGLLEQAAADLDLDLARSFMVGDRWSDLETAAAVGAQGILVLTGYGRGDLEFIGPAARVQPVHVAPDLLAAARWIRGQACAS; from the coding sequence ATGGCCGGACGCCCCGCCGTCTTCCTGGACCGGGACGGCACCATCAACGAGCAGATGGGCTACGTCAACCATCCCAGTCGCTTTGTGCTCCTGCCGGGCAGCGTCGAGGGGATCCGCCTCCTCAACGAGGCCAGCTGGCCGGTGGTGGTGGTGACCAACCAGAGCGGCCTGGCCCGGGGCTATTTTCCGGCCAGCTGCCTGGAGGCGGTGCACCGCCTGTTGGCCGAGGCCCTGAACGCTGGCGGCGCCCGGCTCGACGGCCTCTATGTCTGCCCCCATCATCCGGAGGCCAAGGTGGCCGCCCTGCGCCAGGCCTGCCGCTGCCGCAAGCCCCGGCCCGGCCTCTTGGAGCAGGCGGCCGCAGACCTCGACCTGGACCTGGCCCGCTCCTTCATGGTGGGCGACCGCTGGTCCGATCTCGAGACCGCGGCAGCGGTCGGCGCGCAAGGGATTCTCGTCCTGACCGGCTACGGCCGCGGCGATCTGGAATTCATCGGCCCGGCCGCCCGGGTGCAGCCGGTGCACGTGGCCCCGGACCTCCTGGCCGCGGCCCGCTGGATCAGAGGTCAGGCATGCGCATCCTGA